One Candidatus Krumholzibacteriota bacterium DNA window includes the following coding sequences:
- a CDS encoding glycosyltransferase family 4 protein, protein MSKRRILYVEQNVDGTVGGSYFTLLDIVRAIDRDRFEPVVLFHRDNPVRPRFDEECRTIVWRPPAGRLAGLLGRARLVCRERAAIVHLNNDVTTGPEWIWASRLAGVPCVSHQRGRARLTRRSRFHARQLDAVVAIAEFLARELREQGIAGERIATIHDGIDPRRVRGGATRGRGETRASLGIDPERPLVGMVGNIKPWKGQHVLAKALPAIAEAVPDVACVFLGETSPARPREEAYLGEVRRAIGEAGLEDRTVFAGFRTDAHDVIRALDLLVHASIEPEPLGRVILEGMVLGTPVVASAAGGPLEIVETGVSGILVPPGDDTALAAAAVALLLDPAGRAAMTDAARRRIDECFLLADRIDDLEDVYERIARARA, encoded by the coding sequence ATGTCGAAACGGAGGATACTGTACGTCGAACAGAACGTCGACGGCACCGTCGGCGGGTCCTATTTCACCCTCCTCGACATCGTGCGCGCGATCGACCGCGACCGGTTCGAGCCGGTCGTTCTCTTCCACCGGGACAATCCGGTCCGGCCCCGCTTCGACGAGGAGTGCCGCACGATCGTCTGGCGGCCGCCGGCGGGGCGCCTGGCCGGCCTTCTCGGGCGCGCGCGCCTCGTTTGCCGCGAGCGCGCCGCGATCGTCCATCTCAACAACGACGTGACGACGGGGCCGGAGTGGATATGGGCCTCCCGCCTCGCCGGCGTCCCCTGCGTCTCCCACCAGCGGGGGCGCGCGCGCCTCACGCGGCGCTCGCGATTCCACGCGCGGCAACTCGACGCGGTCGTGGCGATCGCCGAATTCCTCGCCCGCGAGCTCCGCGAACAGGGGATCGCCGGAGAACGCATCGCGACGATCCACGACGGGATCGATCCCCGGCGCGTCCGGGGTGGCGCGACGCGCGGCCGCGGCGAGACGCGGGCCTCGCTCGGGATCGATCCGGAGAGGCCCCTCGTCGGGATGGTGGGAAACATCAAGCCGTGGAAGGGGCAACACGTTCTCGCGAAGGCGTTGCCCGCGATCGCCGAGGCCGTGCCGGACGTCGCCTGCGTCTTTCTCGGGGAGACCTCTCCGGCGCGTCCCCGGGAGGAGGCCTATCTCGGCGAGGTCCGCCGGGCGATCGGGGAGGCGGGCCTCGAAGACCGGACGGTCTTCGCCGGTTTCCGGACCGACGCGCACGACGTCATACGCGCGCTCGACCTCCTCGTCCACGCCTCGATCGAGCCCGAGCCGCTCGGCCGCGTCATCCTCGAGGGGATGGTCCTCGGGACGCCGGTCGTCGCCTCGGCCGCCGGCGGGCCCCTCGAGATCGTTGAGACGGGCGTCTCCGGGATCCTCGTGCCCCCCGGCGACGATACGGCGCTCGCCGCCGCGGCCGTCGCCCTTCTCCTCGATCCTGCCGGCCGGGCGGCGATGACGGACGCCGCGAGGCGGCGGATCGACGAATGTTTCCTCCTCGCCGACCGTATCGACGATCTCGAGGACGTCTACGAACGCATCGCGCGCGCGCGCGCGTGA
- a CDS encoding GTPase domain-containing protein — protein sequence MSLINYSSREINVKIVYYGPGLCGKTTNIQYIYEKVSPDTKGKLITLATEMDRTLFFDFLPLELGTVKGFKTRFHLYTVPGQVYYDASRKLILRGVDGVVFVADSQNSRYDANIESLYNLHENLAEYSVKLDEVPYAIQYNKRDLPDVISVDDLQQELNPRGYPAFEAVAVSGVGVFDTLKSVAKAVLRNLS from the coding sequence TTGTCGCTGATCAACTATTCATCGCGCGAGATCAACGTCAAGATCGTCTACTACGGCCCCGGGCTGTGCGGCAAGACGACGAACATCCAGTACATCTACGAGAAGGTCTCGCCGGACACGAAGGGCAAGCTGATCACGCTCGCCACCGAGATGGACCGCACCCTCTTCTTCGACTTCCTTCCCCTCGAGCTGGGGACGGTCAAGGGGTTCAAGACGCGGTTCCACCTCTACACGGTTCCCGGACAGGTCTACTACGACGCGAGCCGGAAGCTGATCCTCCGCGGCGTCGACGGCGTCGTCTTCGTTGCCGATTCTCAGAACAGCCGCTACGACGCGAACATCGAGAGTCTCTACAACCTGCACGAGAATCTCGCCGAATACAGCGTGAAGCTCGACGAGGTGCCCTACGCGATCCAGTACAACAAGCGGGATCTGCCCGACGTGATCTCGGTCGACGATCTCCAGCAGGAGCTCAATCCCCGGGGCTATCCCGCCTTCGAGGCGGTCGCCGTGAGTGGCGTCGGCGTCTTCGACACCCTGAAATCGGTGGCCAAGGCGGTCCTGCGCAACCTCTCCTGA